The proteins below are encoded in one region of Halorhodospira halochloris:
- a CDS encoding cupin domain-containing protein, with protein MSTSNTASKVLCEEDFRWQGVTEEAYKAQGTHFSGALRQVLVGPNPDEPGASFETRYFEVKPGGYTSLEHHAHAHVVVILRGQAEVILDRTVHTVSPFDCIYIHPHSVHQIIACCEQEPLGFLCIVDQCRDRPQLPDKETLDWLTKDPEVAARIRT; from the coding sequence ATGTCCACCAGCAATACTGCCTCAAAGGTTTTGTGCGAAGAGGATTTTCGCTGGCAAGGCGTGACGGAAGAGGCCTATAAGGCGCAGGGCACTCACTTTAGTGGGGCCCTGCGGCAAGTGTTGGTGGGACCTAACCCTGACGAACCAGGGGCATCATTCGAGACCCGCTACTTTGAGGTCAAACCAGGGGGGTATACCAGCCTTGAGCATCACGCCCACGCCCACGTAGTAGTTATCCTGCGCGGCCAGGCCGAGGTAATACTCGACCGAACTGTTCATACTGTCTCCCCCTTTGACTGCATATACATTCACCCACATAGCGTCCATCAGATCATCGCTTGCTGCGAGCAGGAACCACTCGGTTTCCTCTGTATAGTTGATCAGTGCCGTGATCGCCCCCAGCTGCCTGACAAAGAAACACTAGATTGGCTGACCAAAGACCCCGAGGTCGCAGCGCGGATCCGCACCTGA
- a CDS encoding chemotaxis protein CheW, whose amino-acid sequence MTDHELVYAEENDEQADGQTSQWVTFKLGGEHYAIDVMQVQEVLPPTEIAPVPGAPDFVLGIINLRGKVVTVLDTRLRFGMPPKEADSESRIIVMEVEDNIAGIMVDGVNEVATVREDEIDTAPNVSNEESSRYIYGVVSRDDTDLLILVDANKLLIDEEFQEASNAMSV is encoded by the coding sequence ATGACAGATCATGAACTTGTCTATGCGGAAGAGAACGACGAGCAGGCTGATGGCCAGACAAGCCAGTGGGTGACCTTCAAGCTTGGTGGGGAGCACTATGCTATAGATGTGATGCAGGTCCAGGAGGTGCTTCCGCCCACCGAGATCGCGCCGGTACCCGGGGCCCCGGATTTCGTTTTGGGCATAATCAATCTACGCGGCAAAGTGGTAACAGTACTCGATACGCGGCTGCGGTTCGGGATGCCGCCCAAGGAGGCCGACAGTGAAAGCCGAATCATTGTCATGGAGGTTGAAGATAATATCGCCGGCATAATGGTGGATGGCGTTAATGAAGTGGCTACTGTGCGGGAAGATGAGATCGACACAGCGCCCAACGTCAGCAATGAGGAGTCGTCGCGATATATATACGGAGTCGTGAGTAGAGATGATACCGACCTGCTCATCCTTGTTGATGCTAATAAGCTACTGATCGACGAGGAGTTTCAGGAGGCTAGTAACGCAATGTCCGTTTGA
- a CDS encoding HlyC/CorC family transporter — protein sequence MEDIPLSLLFLALGGLIILSGCFSGSETALMSINRYRMRHLARHGNRGASLAERLLQRPDRVLGVILLGNNFVNIAASSLATVIALRIHGESAIAIAAGLLTLVILIFAEVAPKTLAAVHPQRIAFPASYVLWPLLRLLYPLVWLVNSAANALLSIIRVRVEDVSGGNLSRDELRTVVNEASGLIPARHQRMLLGILDLEQAKVEDIMVPRPEIIGIDLNDPWPDSIERIATSQYTRLPVYRDSIDNIEGFIHLRKIIGEFYRGNFTPEDLCSRLTEPLFIPEGTGLHTQLLKFQHQRERVGLVVDEYGDILGLAALEDILEEVVGEFTTDPGSLTRSITRREDGTYLVEGSATVREINRVLGWNLSTAGPKTLNGLVLEQLETIPESGTSLLIDGYPVTIVQTHGNRVKAAEIQPERPKSTQRPKRQGISS from the coding sequence TTGGAAGATATACCCCTTAGCCTCCTGTTCCTAGCCTTAGGCGGCTTGATCATCCTTTCGGGCTGTTTCTCAGGATCCGAAACCGCCCTAATGTCGATCAACCGCTACCGCATGCGCCATTTAGCAAGACATGGCAACCGTGGAGCTAGCCTGGCAGAGAGGCTTTTACAGCGCCCCGACCGAGTCCTAGGGGTGATCCTGCTAGGTAACAACTTCGTCAATATAGCTGCCTCGTCTCTGGCAACGGTGATAGCGCTGCGGATTCATGGCGAGAGTGCGATCGCCATTGCGGCCGGACTATTGACGCTGGTGATCCTGATTTTTGCCGAGGTTGCCCCGAAAACCCTTGCCGCTGTCCACCCGCAGCGAATCGCTTTCCCCGCATCCTACGTGCTCTGGCCGTTGCTGCGACTCCTCTACCCATTGGTCTGGCTAGTAAACAGTGCGGCAAACGCCCTGCTTTCGATCATCCGGGTACGGGTTGAGGACGTAAGTGGCGGCAATCTAAGCCGTGACGAGTTACGCACGGTAGTAAACGAAGCCAGCGGCCTAATCCCGGCTCGTCACCAACGTATGCTGCTGGGCATACTCGACCTCGAACAGGCAAAGGTCGAGGATATAATGGTGCCTCGTCCAGAGATTATCGGCATCGATCTCAACGATCCCTGGCCAGATTCGATCGAGCGCATCGCCACCAGTCAGTACACCAGACTGCCCGTATACCGCGACAGCATAGATAACATTGAGGGATTTATCCATCTGCGCAAGATCATCGGGGAGTTCTACAGAGGCAATTTCACCCCTGAAGATCTGTGCTCAAGACTAACAGAACCGCTGTTCATCCCCGAAGGCACGGGGCTTCATACCCAGTTGCTTAAGTTTCAGCATCAACGCGAGAGGGTTGGCCTAGTAGTAGACGAATACGGCGATATTCTCGGATTGGCAGCCCTAGAAGACATTCTTGAAGAGGTGGTGGGCGAATTCACAACCGACCCGGGTTCATTGACGCGCTCAATAACCCGCCGGGAGGACGGCACCTATCTTGTTGAAGGTAGTGCCACGGTTCGTGAGATAAACCGAGTATTGGGCTGGAATTTGAGTACAGCCGGCCCCAAAACCCTCAATGGACTAGTCCTCGAGCAACTTGAGACGATACCTGAGTCTGGAACCAGCCTGCTTATAGACGGCTACCCGGTGACCATAGTCCAGACCCACGGCAACCGCGTTAAAGCAGCCGAAATTCAGCCCGAGCGTCCGAAATCTACCCAACGGCCCAAGCGCCAGGGGATATCGTCATAA
- a CDS encoding chemotaxis protein CheW has translation MVERDRRHSGDDGTESQPQKALAEYLDELLADVAEAPAEERDSSVSSSAASSTAASSPASSAAAPQAKPETGRQQRVAEREKLPQMPLPQVEQGDPEASQAQAKAPAKRPTPEQQRIPAKHGGGAGQGRDQDPIPSWAKPWFQAMIFHVGPLRVAVPLVKLHRVLRWEDVQVEPYVSQPAWVHGALYHRNRFVRVVDTAELVLPAKHRPPVQERQQGKLLVVGDGSWALACQEVGDVFKLTPDQVQWRDQHGRHRWLAGTVSERLCALLDTDSFTQLLENEDDLEGALASSLDPGQTVRVVSNSTDFR, from the coding sequence ATGGTTGAGCGAGATCGCCGCCACAGTGGTGATGACGGCACTGAGAGCCAACCGCAGAAGGCCCTCGCCGAGTATCTCGATGAACTGTTAGCCGATGTAGCAGAGGCGCCGGCTGAAGAGCGGGATTCATCCGTTAGCTCCTCTGCTGCTAGTTCCACTGCAGCTAGTTCGCCCGCCAGCTCCGCCGCAGCGCCCCAAGCCAAGCCTGAAACTGGACGTCAGCAGCGAGTGGCTGAGCGCGAAAAGTTGCCACAGATGCCTTTACCGCAGGTCGAGCAGGGCGATCCTGAGGCAAGTCAAGCGCAAGCAAAGGCTCCAGCTAAGAGGCCAACGCCAGAGCAGCAAAGGATCCCAGCCAAGCATGGTGGGGGGGCTGGGCAAGGCCGTGATCAAGACCCCATCCCATCTTGGGCAAAGCCATGGTTTCAGGCTATGATTTTCCACGTCGGCCCTTTGCGTGTCGCGGTGCCTTTAGTAAAGCTGCATCGGGTGTTGCGGTGGGAAGATGTGCAAGTAGAGCCTTATGTCAGCCAGCCGGCATGGGTTCACGGGGCCTTGTACCACCGCAACCGTTTCGTGCGGGTTGTAGATACTGCTGAGTTGGTGTTGCCGGCCAAGCACCGCCCCCCTGTGCAGGAGAGACAGCAGGGTAAGCTTCTCGTTGTGGGTGACGGCAGCTGGGCTCTGGCGTGTCAGGAAGTGGGTGATGTATTCAAGCTGACCCCGGATCAGGTCCAGTGGCGTGATCAGCATGGCCGGCACCGCTGGTTGGCCGGTACAGTCAGCGAGCGACTGTGTGCGTTGCTCGATACAGATTCTTTTACGCAGCTGCTGGAAAATGAGGATGATCTTGAAGGGGCATTGGCATCATCTTTGGATCCCGGGCAAACTGTACGGGTAGTCAGCAATTCGACCGATTTTCGGTAA